Below is a genomic region from Apostichopus japonicus isolate 1M-3 chromosome 7, ASM3797524v1, whole genome shotgun sequence.
TATGATGCGATTCAACCCCTAccatatataaaagatagactTTATTGTGTGGACAAGGTCTTTGTAGAAGGGGGCGTTGAAGTTTGTCTGGCACCAGAGCTAACGCCAGGCACCAGAGGATCATGGGAGCGTTTGGAATCTTACAAAAGTATTTATACTGACTTTCGGTTTAAATCCAAAAGACGCATTATACAAGGAGAGCCCGGGTATGGTAAGTCGACGTTAACCCTTCAGCTGGCCTACGATTGGTGCAATGACGTATCGGATTCCCCGATGAACAATGTAGAGATACTAATTCTTCTTCGGTTAAGACAACTTGGAAGTGTAAAGTCTCTCTACAGGGCGATTAAGTCATTTCTTCTCTTCCACGAACCCCGTGTTAGcaaacatgatattgaaaagaTCATTCACAGTTGCTCGTCGGTCCACATTATTTTGGATGGATATGACGAGTATCCTGGCAGGGACAgcaatgataatgacgatgTACACAGGATTATCAAGATGGAACTGTTTGCAGACTTTGATGTCAGCTTAACGACAAGATATCTTCCAGAATGtcttagaaaagaaactaaGGGGGCCAAACTAACAGGGTTCGATGACAAAGCTAGGGATGAGTACATCCGCAAGGCCGTAGTATTTAACAACGATGAGGCAGTGGCAGAAATAAAACAACGGCTCAATGAAAACTCCATCCTTGCTGATCTTTGCCAGGTGCCTCTCATATTTGTGATGTCTGCCCACATGGTTCATGATCAGAGAGACCTCATGAAGTTCAAGTCTGTCACACAGTTCTTCAAACACATGATTAGATGTTTTTACGACCATCTGAAACGGAAATATTACGACAATAAAAGCAACAAGTTCTATCGTCATGAAACGGGACATCATGAACTAGAAAAAATAGCTTTCGAAGGATTAAACAAGACAAACCAACAACTGTCATGGATTAAGACTAGATTTCATCAAAGAGTCGGGCAAGAATTATATGACCAGTATATTTCAATTGGTATTTTGGTCGAAGAAGATGAAGTGAGCGATGATTCTACTGGAGACAATGTGTTGTTTACAACGATGGTCCGTTTTTAtcataaactattctgtgaatggtatgcAGCCCACCACCTTGCCACTCTTGTAAAGAACGCACACGATCTCTCCGATATGCTAAGGTTCTTAGATCCATTTGATCTTCAGTACCTGTTTAGATTCGCCTGTGGTCTGGATCCCGATGCTGGAAAGAAACTCATCAACCATTTGAAGGGATTACCAGGCGGGGATAAGTTTGCCATTCTCTgtatcctggaacaaactggtgacgTCAACGACATTATTGATTCGGTGAAAGAGCTCTGCTCGCGTGACGTTGACATAACGGAAAGCGACAGCGCTCTTCTTAAATTATCGACGACACAGTTGCTGGAGATTGCATCTAAATATCATGTAAGTTagctaataaaaaataaaaaatattttccatatttttcctACACCTAATGTAGGAACTGTCTACAGTACTATTTTATaatggttttgttttcttgattcTCAAGTCTATTCACAGTCATTGAAAACTTTTATTTAAGCCACTTTAAATcaaaaaaattaggtttaaaGAAGATGGATGGTTTTCCTAGCTAATGAATATACAGTGGTGTATTGAGGATAATTGCAAATGTCATAGTATATTTAAACCAATCAGAATAATCTCTGCATGTGCCAAATTGCACTAAAATCTTATCATACTGATGATGTATTGATAATATTGAACGTATACTTCAACATAAACACATGGAGTGTTAATTTTTGGAATTTCAGATTCTTCCGTTACGAATAAATAGCTAGTCTTCCAATaccttaaaaaaaagttaaatgcTTCGAATGattgaattatatattatatatatgccatatatgTTGGAGTGCATTGTCATCGAACCaaactaatgtagtaacaacccttgcTGGGGTTGTAGTGTATTGTCATTGAATCATACTAATGTAcagtagtaacaacccttacagggggTGTAAAgtatggtcatcgaaccataataacgtagtaacaacccttacaggggctgtagtgtatggtcatggAACCCACATGGGGCGCACATCCCGGGgcgaatttttttcccaaacaggtttgcaattacagAGTTTTCCGCCAACcaattgctcgtgacgtcagcataaaTAATGGGCATCGCTTCgaagttcgaagacatgcaCTGaattacacactgacacttaatttTGTTACGGTCcatcaaacgccctaactttacttttaatgcttgaatcacatgttgaccttacttaatatgatacatacgctacattctattgggttcgtgtttacgttattcaagatttgtgagccgttctattgcaatcggaattcgttttgtggaatgggtaggcctacactaaaatcaacttcacgagtcttgaatgaatatacgcagaCAGTTTAGTGTAGTCAAGGCTTCATacttgacgcacccccgtaattgacgcaccttcaattattactagcaatgatacagcaggccacctaaactttttgcagtcaagcagaattacatttttcatgagttggaatccatttcagctatttgttGACCAAATTGGTGGTATTTTTTGGTTCCtcgctaaaagcaaaggaacctatgtattcaggttggcgtatgtgcgtgcgtgcgtgcgtgtgtgtgtgacgctttagcttgtatgcacgatcaGGGTTCATTTTAGATTTTTCAATTTGCTTAGCAGTACTGCTAATCAAAATCCTGAATTGATTAGCAGTTTGGTAAAAATggttagcaatttttttttctgtgcacATGCGCTGCACGATAAAGATAATGTCATAAATGTATCCCTGGCACTGGGGGCGGGAAATATTGACTCTCAACTCTCAGAAGAAAGTTTCAAACATATCTTTCCACTTTTAGAGGGAATGCAATTATGCAAGCATTCACGATGTGGCATATTGCGCAGTAACGTTGATATATCGAATTTCGCCGTTGGCCCCATAAATAGttacacaaatataaaaaatcgtgatgaatttaaattttattgtagGATGTTCACGATATTGATTAAAATACGTCAAAAGTGCGCGAAATCATGTATATCCATGGTACAATAACACTAGGTTGCTGCCTAGCTTGCCAGTTACAATAGTTTGCAGTTTTGATGTCAATAAAAAAGTGGAAGCATATCCCAAGTAAATATTCCGAAGCCAGCTACCGATAGCAGCAACTCGCTTATTATCCACTGCTATGTCCGCCACTAGTATTGCTTATTGGCGGCTGCTATTGTCCGCTGTTATTGGTAGCCAACTTCAGCTTGATGCAGACTGAGCCTGCACCGGTGGATCGGAGTACGAGTGCGAAAGTAacgttatattattattattgcgtAGCAGCATAGGTCAGAtcaggcataggcctaggccaagTAAATTATTTGAATCAAATGCGAAAAGAAAACTCCAAAAGTGTCagataaaatagtaaatatgaGTGTAACATTTCGTGCTAATGAATCATGCTCTGTGTGATAGTAATGTATGTGGTTATTTGGGACTTTAGGCTGCTATACTCTAGGTGTGTGTAGTCTAGGGGCCTACCTTGGGTTGTGTAGCAGTTGCGCGATACAAAGTATCATCTTGCATCGCAAATGTAAATAATCGCATCGCAAAGTGCGATGCGATACCGCTTAAAATGAACCCtgtgcacgataactcaacaagggattgactgatcatgatcaaacttggtgggtgggtggccaatagtgagtagatgaaccctattgtttttggtgcccacaaaggtcaccaaaggtcagttatggtcgaaaaacccaaaatactaaaactgcaataactcccagtgccaatgtgcgacaaggttgatattttgggacaagttgtgaactggttaggggaacattttgaaacttaacggtcatgtgatctgaggtcaccaaaggtcaattaatgttaaaaaactagtatttttgcgataacctgagaacgaattgtccgttagggttgggagttgcttcagtgtaatccaattgtcgacccacatctgggtgacccttgacctcaatttgacctctggtgaccttttcctgttttggggatttttacagtttcgatactattttcagatgtcaaaggtaccttccgatcataaatatcgataggttgatcccggtgtgacctttgtgtgcgaacttatatggggtcaaagttttcggtcggagttaggatggctgtacagacttgtcgtgttgatttttggaatcagcagatcaaactacatttgaaaccaaggtcaaaaggtcaaaggtcacattagaaaaaatgtgcttagtttgggagaaaacgggcaaaaaagaaaatctttggttttgATGGTAGATTTggatcaaaggtaccttccgatcaaaaatgtcaatgggttgacacccgggtgacctttgtgtgtaaagttatacaaggtcaaagttaattttcagacatttaatgcaataactcccagtgccatggtgtaacaaggttgatattttgggacaagttgcaaatggtatagaggaatattttcaaacttaacggtcatgtgatccgaggtcatcaaaggtcaattaatgttaaaaaactagtattttgggtgagaaaatgggcaaagaaaaaatgtttgaatttttacagttttgatgctatattcacgtctcaccaatcaaaaatgtcaataggtttactccaggtgaccttcgtgtgtgaagttatatgaggtcaaagtaaattttcaggcatttagtgcaataattcccagttccaaggtgtgacacggttgatattttgggacaagtttcaaatggtataggggaatattttcaaacttaacggtcatgtgatccgaggtcaccaaaggtcaattaatgataaaaaactagtatttttgcgataacttgagaaccaattgtccgttagggttgggagttgcttcaatttaatccaattgtcgacccgcatctgggtgacccttgacctcaatttgacctccggtgaccttttcatgttttggggattttttacagtttcgttgctattttcagatgtcaaaggtacttTCTGATcttaaatgtcaatgggttgacccccgtgtgaccttcgtgtgcggagttatatgaggtcaaagttaattttcagacctttaatgcaataactctcagttccaaggtgtgacacggttgatattttgggacaagttgcaaatggtataggggaatattttcaaacttaacggtcatgtgatccgaggtcaccaaaggtcaattaatgataaaaaactagtatttttgcgataacttgagaacgaattgtccgttagggttgggagttgcttcaatgtaatccagttgtcgacccgcatctgggtgacccttgacctcaatttgacctctggtgaccttttcatgttttggggatttttacagtttcgatgctattttcagatgtcaaaggtaccttctgatcataaatgtcaataggttgacccctgtgtgaccttcgtgtgcgaagttatacaaggtcaaagttaacaAATATgaatgaggtcacgggtcaaacgtgaaaaactcccatgttgcaataacttggctactatttattggaatttcgtcaaacttggtatgatgatattggtaggtattctccacacactgatgtgtgttgcaattgatatcacgCATGtatataagggggggggggggctagcattatttcgttatgaaaagtttgtatgcacaataactcaacaagggaatgacctatcattaccatacttggtgagtgggtggcccatagtaagtagattaaccctgttgattttggtgctcatatcgtgaatattaatgaggtcatggggtcaaacgtgaaatactccaaattgcaattacttggctactattactagtcggaatttcgtcaaacttggtatgatgataatggtagatagtcttcacacactgatgtgtgttgcaattgatatcagggcttagcattactttggcaacaaaagtttgtgagcagaaattactgttgttgtattagggctttgttagaaatttccctatgaatggaactaatgaacagcagcaaggaaccatgaaatattttcattctggttaagctttaacaccctccccccccctccccccccccctacgcttagatagtttgcaatgccaaatctacagtttcgcccctcccttggcaaattcctggctaagCGCCTGTGCCGGTTCGGTGTATGGCAAGCATCAGAGAGCTTCAGTTACAATATTATTTAAGGAACATTTCACAAGAGTAATATTGTGGATTGGACAGCAACTGAACAGGTTCTGCTACCTCTCTCCACactgaaaacataacataaattaatgttaaaacatgccacaaaaatattgttgactgACCACAGCTTACTTTAAGGTTGTGGACAGCAATTATAATCCTTAGATAGACTTACGGTATCATCtctttatttatgtattaaacATGGTAGACAATTTACAGACATGGGTATACGATGACTGTCAAATTGCTGGCTACCCTACACAATGTTTCTCACATATGAACTCActatatgtataacacagttctATGTAACTGATTGATCTCAACAAGAGTATTTCATTTTAGATTTTTTAGTCCTGATAATAAGTTCGGGTTGATTTGTTACAGCTTGCCAGATAATCTTGGGAGTAACCCACAGGTGGCAATGCACATAATCACTTCAAGGACTTGATACTTCATAGTTtctcaatttcaaacacatcctGATCAGATCAAGGTACACACTAGAAAAAAATTAGCTTGCCTGGCATTTgggcaatctttattttctacaGAAGTTGAAGTTTTCTGATGAACTGTTAATTTAGGTATCTATCAGTAGCTGTCTCCACTTTAGAGAAATCTTCCATCCACCACTGCATACTGCATATATCATTGTGTTTAGTCAAGTTTGTTTGCTctacacaattaaacaagtGGAATCTTAAAAAAGCATTTGATGTTAGTTACAGTATAAACCTAATAAGCCAAGCTGTCTTCACCCACATATGGCCTGTAGATTTGATCAAAGGTATCCAACACAACCCATTACCATTTCATTAACTGACTGTTGAGAAATTATTAGACTCACATCCACAAAGGAAGCTATGTCATCAGTAATATGTTTCAGCTTGACTTTTTCTGTCACtttcttggaggaaatgtaccaaagaaatgttgaaaactgtCTCACCTGGAggtgaaagagaaaatacaaaataactcaactttccattcactagatttatcaaggAGAAAATTCATCAGGCCTGAAATCTTTTGGTATCATACATCAATGTCTTCCCTTGtgtcttattaataagtatatatgaataGTATAGAGCTGTAATCTCAGGGCAGCAAATATATTGGTTTCTAATTCTGTTTTTATATTTGGGTTTATGGAACTGACATAGCTAACAGCACACAACTAATAGCATTATTCAAAGCACCATTGCCTTTAGTTTAAAGCTAATTTtaagaatatgttttgcatctgaggTAATCAAAACAATCAGTTATTTACAACACTTGTAGTTGTAACTGATCAACTCCGTGTTACCTCCCAAGAATTGTGAGGcccgcccccagcccccccccccccctaattaaaaaaaacttttggcaATTGCTGGAAGTCTACCAAATTTGTGAGCTATCTTCCATAGGATTGCAACAGCAAATAAATATAGAGAGCACATGTGCTTGAATTTGCTGGAAATATCTCTTAAATGGCCAGTACTAAAgctgaagtgcaaataatgtacatcttagacagaacacattaagagaattTTTCAACACTATTGAACAATGGCTAAAAAtggaattctgaattactttggtttttaATATGAGGACATGCATGTCTTGTATTACTGACTGACAACAACATATGCTCACGTTACAGTAAACCAACCAAAGACTTCCACTTGTAATCCCTTAGTATATGGCTCATTGTCAAATCCCATAAAGACTAGATTatcttcaaatttacattttcttgGGTTTTAGATGCACTGAGATGGGAAGGGTAGGAAATGTTAGAATGGAAAAGGAGAAATTGTTCCTGTTAGTGATTTTACTAAACAAAGTTACATTGTGACATATGTAACATATCGCAAGTGGAAGCACATAGGCTTCAGACAGTGTGATCATAGTAACAACATTTCTGATTCACATGCTGAGGCAGTTGTGCATATATAGTAACAAGCTCACTTAATACATGTCTCCATTAAAACAGAATGATGGAGAAGTATGCcacatattaatgtatttatatatttcttagcCTCGgcaaattttgtgtttataacAAAAGTATATGACCTCAAGTAGGTACATTACCATATTTTTTGTGGAAGTGAGGCTGACAATACAAAGGAGTGTGGCCACACTTTAAAGACTGAGTACTACCCTTACCTGCCACCCAGCCCTATGATACACATCAGGGGCagcaatttgtttcaaatattgtggGGGActtttgcttggatgcaggcgaataactatcaaagcggagcgccaccattggttggcgcgcagcgtacaagaaaatttctggttttgatagccccccagatcatcGGAAATGGCATTTCTCGGGCTTgcaaatgaccaaccagatgtagacttttgcctgagaaccaagttttttccaatagtttttttttcattcataacttttttcaagattgtcaccagtcacacatcatgttcgacctcatcgcatctcctgtggatcattgcttttgtaggtaattctacgtaacgcccaacaatacccgtcagccccacttttcaaggttttaagcctgttattttttcagaatttgaataataaattcacttcaaaacatacccataatgttgcacaaaatttcatctatggacaactaataaagaaaaacccattcaacccctaacagaccgatCAAAATttcacgagtagagggaagcaTGATGAAGAatatgttggtcaaggaattttcgaaaattcagatatagttaatttattggtttacaaatattaaaacctcttataacggctactataaaactttgatatccaaaaaaaaaaatgccaacaaaatatgctcgagaaaattttggccgaaaatgcctcccagatcgctggaaatggcacttcccaggccttgtaagttgcatctaagcattttctattttgaaattactagcgatatcataaaaaaatacaaaaaatatgcttaaaaaaaacctataccaccaaatattggggggatattagatactatatcccccaaaatggtgggggggacatgtccccccgtcccccacatgatcgccgcccatgatacacatatacactagggttgggcgatatatcgaaaattattattatcgcgataattttttttcaagacgatattttttgaggattgaacaaatgacgataatttcttgtgaaagaaatttgaaatagatgtagaaaaaaaaattctccgttttatgtgtaaatgttattctagcattccatggttaagacagtt
It encodes:
- the LOC139970045 gene encoding uncharacterized protein isoform X1 produces the protein MELNPDLQEKKIFLIECLKRTYKGQYDAIQPLPYIKDRLYCVDKVFVEGGVEVCLAPELTPGTRGSWERLESYKSIYTDFRFKSKRRIIQGEPGYGKSTLTLQLAYDWCNDVSDSPMNNVEILILLRLRQLGSVKSLYRAIKSFLLFHEPRVSKHDIEKIIHSCSSVHIILDGYDEYPGRDSNDNDDVHRIIKMELFADFDVSLTTRYLPECLRKETKGAKLTGFDDKARDEYIRKAVVFNNDEAVAEIKQRLNENSILADLCQVPLIFVMSAHMVHDQRDLMKFKSVTQFFKHMIRCFYDHLKRKYYDNKSNKFYRHETGHHELEKIAFEGLNKTNQQLSWIKTRFHQRVGQELYDQYISIGILVEEDEVSDDSTGDNVLFTTMVRFYHKLFCEWYAAHHLATLVKNAHDLSDMLRFLDPFDLQYLFRFACGLDPDAGKKLINHLKGLPGGDKFAILCILEQTGDVNDIIDSVKELCSRDVDITESDSALLKLSTTQLLEIASKYHIPISCVWLIDCSPRVDESGLNLILQSGLSLSILSSLQKLGIFNISRRLTNEELAAILSYSSQCTSLKELEFDYYVLPDAIPVGSIPSSFKSRNVKVWNTTVHGEDRRLNLQTGQWQACDNYGNLPGEEGFHDTSYQYSLANFNQAMSN